Proteins encoded within one genomic window of Chrysemys picta bellii isolate R12L10 chromosome 6, ASM1138683v2, whole genome shotgun sequence:
- the LOC112060056 gene encoding tripartite motif-containing protein 2-like: protein MKSTLDSYFLKELDDEQKDMFEFNKYWKFSGIQRIFYNNLVKELGGFGTEPGKFIWPTSVTMTLDGDLVVKDSGNQKIQLFSPEGCYKREFSYGSEPRKDLGDVACTQDGLLLVTDGSKPIKVFSKDGEMIHQLKSPKMDWNHSYRMAVLKSNDIAVTDWTDGGKVHIIEVDWRMNAILKMNVIGGFHRPEHIAVNKSEEILVTEGQLYGKYQGCCLKIMDSERILKKTIGPDYDNKFTFVNPSGVCVDSNENLLVADEGQNCIVMFNPDASLIALVVTQDLEGPRGLSVTKDGLLAVADCYHHSVKFYRYR, encoded by the exons ATGAAGAGCACGTTAGATTCTTATTTTCTGAAGGAGCTAGATGACGAACAG aaagacatgtTCGAATTTAATAAATACTGGAAGTTCTCTGGAATCCAAAGGATATTTTACAACAATCTGGTCAAAGAACTGGGAGGGTTTGGGACAGAGCCTGGCAAGTTCATCTGGCCAACCAGTGTGACCATGACTCTGGATGGAGATCTGGTTGTGAAAGACAGTGGAAACCAAAAGATACAGCTCTTCAGCCCTGAGGGTTGCTATAAGCGTGAGTTTTCCTATGGATCTGAACCAAGAAAAGATCTGGGAGATGTGGCATGCACACAGGATGGCTTGTTGCTTGTCACTGATGGATCCAAACCCATCAAGGTCTTCTCTAAAGATGGTGAGATGATCCACCAGCTGAAGTCTCCCAAAATGGACTGGAATCATTCCTACAGGATGGCAGTCCTGAAGTCCAATGATATTGCAGTGACAGACTGGACAGATGGGGGGAAAGTTCACATCATTGAGGTGGACTGGAGAATGAATGCCATCCTGAAGATGAACGTGATAGGCGGCTTTCATAGACCAGAGCACATTGCAGTCAATAAG AGTGAAGAGATACTGGTTACTGAAGGGCAGCTCTATGGAAAATACCAAGGCTGCTGCCTCAAGATTATGGACAGTGAAAGAATTCTGAAGAAAACAATTGGACCAGACTATGACAACAAATTCACCTTTGTGAATCCCTCTGGAGTCTGTGTAGATTCAAATGAGAACTTGCTTGTTGCAGATGAAGGACAAAACTGCATAGTAATGTTTAATCCCGATGCATCCCTGATTGCTTTAGTAGTAACTCAAGATCTAGAGGGCCCTCGTGGGCTTTCAGTGACCAAGGATGGGCTCTTGGCAGTAGCTGACTGCTACCATCACAGTGTGAAGTTCTACAGATACAGATGA